A part of Halobacillus shinanisalinarum genomic DNA contains:
- a CDS encoding ABC transporter permease subunit, which produces MEAISTTTYIKRKKDGRIHIKSGSKAERVMRWTIVLFIVLTIMAFMFFDYGQLNLMSAITETAYNLKIMFMQPALSHFTWGEAFYQVGITLGLAVLSTVLGAVMAFFLSLMAATNLSKDWVSKTVRIMVAFIRAVPTVLWVLIFAIAAGLGSEAAVLGMLFHSVAYLVKAFSEAFEEVDAGIIEALRATGSSWWHIVTHAVLPSTFTYLLSWTFLRFEINFSVAVAMGAAAGAGGIGFELFMASGFYFDLSEVGFITYAILVIAIVLEVLSTRLKNRYFAASAGE; this is translated from the coding sequence ATGGAAGCCATATCAACGACCACGTACATAAAAAGGAAAAAAGATGGTCGAATTCATATCAAATCCGGCAGTAAAGCAGAAAGGGTAATGCGCTGGACCATCGTCTTGTTCATTGTATTAACGATCATGGCTTTTATGTTCTTTGATTATGGACAGCTAAATCTCATGAGTGCGATTACAGAAACGGCCTATAACTTAAAGATTATGTTTATGCAGCCGGCTTTGAGTCATTTTACCTGGGGAGAAGCCTTTTATCAGGTAGGGATTACGCTTGGCCTGGCTGTCTTATCCACTGTACTTGGAGCCGTGATGGCCTTCTTTTTATCATTGATGGCAGCAACCAATTTGTCTAAGGACTGGGTGTCGAAAACCGTTCGAATTATGGTTGCCTTTATCCGTGCTGTTCCAACGGTATTATGGGTGCTGATTTTTGCGATTGCAGCAGGATTGGGCAGTGAAGCGGCCGTCCTTGGGATGTTGTTCCATTCTGTTGCTTATTTAGTTAAAGCTTTCTCAGAGGCCTTTGAAGAGGTAGATGCGGGGATCATTGAAGCGTTACGAGCAACTGGATCGAGCTGGTGGCATATCGTGACACATGCCGTTTTGCCTTCCACCTTCACATATTTACTGTCATGGACGTTTCTAAGATTTGAAATAAATTTCTCAGTAGCTGTAGCGATGGGAGCGGCAGCTGGGGCAGGCGGGATTGGATTTGAACTGTTTATGGCATCTGGATTCTACTTTGATTTGAGTGAAGTTGGATTTATCACGTATGCGATTCTAGTCATTGCAATTGTTTTAGAAGTGCTTTCGACGCGACTGAAAAATCGTTATTTTGCAGCATCTGCTGGGGAGTAA
- a CDS encoding PhnE/PtxC family ABC transporter permease yields the protein MNEQIMRNRSLSTTIFLTVIIVITYLSAQITNFNILHGMATVPAAIGWIVSNLFITQESLEQLPAILKQLNETIFMSIAATTTAAVVSIFLGLMGSKTTKVNGFLSMSARLVASASRNIPVVAWALILLLSFGQNSVTGYLALFVGTVGFLTRAFIESIDEASQSSVEALTATGSTYFQIVNKAVIPQSMPQMISWILFMIETNIRSATLVGILTGTGIGYTFDLYYKTMDYNTVALITFSIVLAVIIIELMSNSIRKVIL from the coding sequence GTGAATGAACAAATCATGCGGAATCGTAGCTTGAGTACGACCATTTTTCTGACAGTTATTATTGTCATCACCTATTTATCAGCCCAGATCACGAACTTTAACATTTTGCATGGGATGGCGACCGTTCCTGCTGCGATCGGCTGGATCGTTTCGAACTTGTTTATTACACAGGAATCGCTTGAGCAACTTCCGGCGATCTTAAAACAATTAAACGAAACGATCTTTATGTCGATCGCAGCTACAACTACAGCGGCAGTTGTCTCAATCTTTTTAGGATTAATGGGCTCGAAAACAACGAAAGTGAATGGATTCTTGAGTATGTCAGCCCGTCTGGTTGCCTCCGCTTCAAGAAATATTCCAGTGGTGGCCTGGGCCTTAATCCTGCTGCTTTCCTTTGGTCAAAATTCTGTGACAGGATATTTAGCCTTATTCGTAGGAACAGTAGGATTTTTAACCAGAGCGTTTATAGAATCGATTGACGAAGCGAGTCAAAGTTCTGTAGAGGCCTTAACAGCAACGGGGAGCACCTATTTTCAAATTGTCAATAAGGCTGTTATCCCGCAAAGCATGCCTCAGATGATCAGCTGGATTTTGTTTATGATTGAAACGAACATTAGAAGCGCGACACTGGTCGGGATCTTAACGGGGACAGGGATTGGCTACACCTTTGATTTGTATTATAAGACAATGGATTATAATACCGTAGCCCTGATTACATTTAGTATCGTCCTCGCTGTGATTATCATTGAGCTGATGTCAAACTCGATACGGAAGGTGATTCTATAA
- the phnC gene encoding phosphonate ABC transporter ATP-binding protein, giving the protein MSLLQVEGMGKSYGSETKVLKDINFEVEAGEFVSIIGPSGAGKSTLLRCMNRMVETNEGRVIFDDSDVGLLKKKELRKLRTEIGMIFQHYNLVPRLTVIENVLHGRFGYKTTMQGILGKFTEDEKERAFSLLKKLGIEEHAYKRCDQLSGGQQQRVGIARALIQDPKLVLCDEPIASLDPNASKVIMNHLKSVTSELNITCLVNLHQVDVAQMYSDRIIGLNNGEVVFDGPTHRLTSERIDSIYGTETRELITV; this is encoded by the coding sequence ATGTCATTGTTACAGGTTGAAGGAATGGGTAAATCGTATGGTTCAGAAACGAAAGTGCTGAAAGACATCAATTTTGAAGTGGAAGCGGGAGAATTTGTTTCCATCATTGGCCCTTCAGGCGCAGGGAAATCCACGCTTTTACGGTGCATGAATCGAATGGTTGAGACCAATGAAGGTCGTGTTATTTTTGATGATTCTGATGTCGGTCTTTTAAAGAAAAAGGAACTCCGAAAGTTGCGTACGGAAATCGGGATGATCTTTCAGCATTATAACCTCGTCCCACGCTTAACGGTTATTGAAAATGTACTGCATGGGCGTTTCGGCTATAAAACAACGATGCAAGGAATTCTGGGCAAATTTACGGAAGACGAGAAGGAGCGGGCTTTTTCTCTACTGAAGAAATTAGGTATCGAGGAACATGCGTATAAACGTTGCGATCAGTTGAGTGGGGGACAGCAACAGCGGGTAGGAATTGCCCGTGCGCTTATCCAGGATCCTAAACTTGTGCTTTGCGATGAGCCGATTGCATCTCTTGATCCGAATGCCTCGAAGGTGATCATGAACCATTTAAAATCGGTGACGTCTGAACTGAATATTACCTGCTTGGTTAACTTACACCAGGTCGACGTTGCTCAGATGTATTCAGACCGAATTATTGGGTTGAACAATGGAGAGGTCGTATTTGATGGACCCACTCACAGGCTCACGAGTGAGCGTATTGACAGCATCTATGGAACAGAGACAAGAGAGTTAATCACAGTATGA
- a CDS encoding PhnD/SsuA/transferrin family substrate-binding protein yields the protein MKKKVSLLVMFVVFAVSLTACSMGSAGGSTKADDVIDIVWYPNESGSDMKSSRDEMAKVIEEATGKKVEHHLTTDYAIAIETMVNNNADLAFMGAQGYIEAHKGNEAIKPLVVATGPSGTLDDAVYHSWLAVNQSDQEKYKVDGEFSLDTIEGKNMSFVSNSSTSGFKVPAASILTHFTKQEKYSNLTEMDLMKGGSLFSKVLFGNSHQGSAVNLLKGTADVAAFCDTCVENYVEVVEGEGNTEGAVYKVQDDAAEPFNQVTGKKFTLMSVTPVLNAPFVANIDVLGQEDFDKLQKLFTSDEVANNEEIFVPENSGKSGLFFKTDKERFAAVKDSWFDPIRKLSN from the coding sequence TGGTCATGTTTGTCGTATTCGCGGTATCTTTGACTGCATGCTCTATGGGAAGTGCTGGTGGCAGTACAAAAGCTGATGATGTGATCGATATCGTTTGGTACCCTAATGAATCTGGTTCAGATATGAAATCCTCGCGTGATGAAATGGCCAAGGTTATCGAAGAAGCGACAGGCAAGAAAGTCGAACATCATTTAACGACGGATTACGCGATTGCGATTGAAACGATGGTGAACAATAACGCAGACCTTGCCTTTATGGGCGCCCAAGGGTACATCGAGGCACATAAAGGTAATGAGGCCATTAAACCGCTAGTAGTAGCTACTGGCCCATCAGGTACATTAGACGATGCTGTCTATCATAGCTGGTTAGCTGTCAATCAATCTGATCAAGAGAAGTATAAGGTGGACGGAGAATTCTCGCTGGATACGATCGAAGGGAAAAATATGTCCTTCGTATCCAATAGCTCAACATCTGGGTTCAAAGTGCCTGCAGCTAGTATTCTTACCCATTTTACAAAACAAGAAAAATATTCCAATTTAACGGAAATGGATTTGATGAAGGGCGGATCCTTATTTTCCAAAGTATTATTCGGAAACTCCCATCAGGGTTCAGCGGTCAATCTATTAAAGGGAACGGCTGATGTGGCTGCCTTCTGTGATACGTGCGTCGAAAATTATGTGGAAGTCGTTGAAGGAGAGGGAAATACGGAGGGTGCTGTTTACAAGGTTCAAGATGATGCTGCGGAGCCGTTTAATCAAGTAACAGGGAAGAAGTTTACCCTTATGAGTGTTACACCTGTATTAAATGCCCCATTTGTAGCGAATATAGATGTGCTGGGGCAAGAAGATTTTGACAAGTTGCAAAAATTATTTACTTCAGATGAGGTCGCAAATAATGAAGAGATTTTCGTTCCTGAGAATTCTGGCAAGTCGGGCTTATTCTTTAAAACAGATAAAGAAAGGTTTGCGGCGGTTAAAGATTCATGGTTTGATCCAATCCGTAAGCTTTCCAACTAG